The DNA sequence CAAAATTTGTCCGGCATAATGGGTACAGTAGAGCTCGCCATCCGCGCCTTCGCCAAAAGAGGTAATGGAATAGGGATATTCTCCAATTAGCTGACCGATCCAGCCACCGTCACCATCGGGCTCAATCATAAAAAAGTCGCGCGAGCAAAAGTCGGCGAAAATATACTTACCCACCAACTGCGGGTAGGCTGTCCCCCGGTAAACAAAGCCTCCGGTGATGGAACATACACCCGTCGTATGCGGAATGGAGTACGCAGGAAAAACATAATCGCCAGTACAGCCACTCAAGTTGTAGGGACTATTGCCTTCGTAACAACGCCAGCCATAATTTTCTCCTCCAGGGCTATCCGCAGGCTGAAAATCAATTTCTTCAAAGGCGTTCTGCCCCACATCACCTATCCACATGTCACCGGTCTCACGATCAAAACTGAAGCGCCAGGGATTGCGCAGACCAATGGCCCATATTTCGTCTCTTAAGTTTGCATCGCCTACAAATGGATTGTCATCTGGAACAGCATAGGGTGTTTCGCTGTCTACATCCAGACGCAGCATTTTGCCCAGCAAAAGGTTCGTGTTTTGTGAATTGTTAGACGTATCACCACCACCGCCGCCGTCGCCCATACCAATGTACAGATAGCCATCGGGGCCAAATTTGATGCAGCCGCCGTTGTGGTTACCTTGGGTTTGATCAATGAAGATGACCTGCATGGCGCTGTTGGGATCAGCGATATTAGGGTCATCCGCACTCCGGCTATAACGCACCACGCGGGTATCGCCCGACAAGTCGGTATAATTCACATAAAAGTAACCGTTCTCCGCATAATCAGGGTGAAAAGCCAGCCCCAGCAAGCCACGCTCGCCGCCACTATTGGTCAGGTTGCTGATATTCAAGAATGGTGTTCCCAGTACGGTTCCTGTCCCATCAATTATTTTTATGCGCCCACTCTGTTCCACGACAAATAAACGCTCATCGCCCGCGTGGGTCACATCTACTGGCGAGCTGAATCCCGTAGCGTAGGGGACCAGTTCCAGTGTTTGGCTTTGCGCCAAAGCAGTTATCATCAGGACGAGGGAGAGTAGAAGCAACTTTTTCATAACAGGTTGGAAGGTTGATGAGTATTCAAGGAAAGATAGTCATTTCACGGCAAGGCATAAGCAGGAACCTTAGCATAAGACACGAAACTGACAGATTCATCGAAAAAAATCGATAAAGCTTTTTTTAGAAAAAACACCCTACTCCTCATATAACCCCGGCTGATCTGACACCAAAGCTACGATCCTCAACGGCCCACCACTACCCCCGGCGATCTTCATCGGCAAAGCGATGACGTAAGTTCCGACGGGAGGCAGAAGCTCCAGGTTTTCCAGGTTTTCAAATCCCAGGATGTTCTCACCGTTCAGGATTTGGTGGCTTTCAAACAAGGTAGATTGCCCGTAATCCAAGCTTGGGGTATCCAGCCCGACTGCTTTGATGCGCCGGTTTTTCACCAACCATTGGGCTAAATCAGGAGCGATACCGGGAAAGTGGAGCTTTGCTACAGCTTCGGGGCCTCGTTCTGCCGTTCCCATATAGGCCTCTCGATCTGGCCAAAACTTTCCGTAACCCGTCCGAAAAAGAACAATCGCGTCCTCCGGCACCTGCCCGTAAGTAGCCTCCCAATGCTCCATATCGGCAACCGAAATTTGGTAGTCCCTATTTTCCAGCGCTGCCGCAGAAACATCCACAACAATGGCTTCCCCAATACTGCGCTCTAACGGAATTTGATCTACCGACCACTTGCCCTCCGAAAAGTGAACAGGGGCATCCAGGTGCGTACCGCCATGCTCCGCCAAACAAAATTGAAAAGCAGAATAATAGTAACCACCATCCGTGATTCCCGCAAAAACGGTATCCAAACGAAAAGATTCCGCCGTCGGCCAAAAGATGGTCTCTTCGGAAAATGCGTAGGTAAGGTCTATCCATTTCCCATCAGGAAAAATAGGTCGGGACTCCTTGTTCGTTGTTTGACAAGCGCCTAGGCTAAGGGTCAATACAACAAGTAGTAATTTATTCATAGAATTCTTATAAAATGATTTTCACGCCGATATAGCTGTTTCCTAAATTAATATAAGATCATGTTAAGTGGTAAAAAAGACCTAGGTATATTTTCTTTTATGAACTTATATGATTCAAATCAAGCTTCATCCAACTCCATACTGCTCACGCGCAGCCCTGATCTGCTGCTCCTCCGTGGTTTCTGGATACAATAAATAGCGCGGCGCAATAATTGGTTTTACCTGCTCAATCTTTATCAACGTCAGCGTCGCAAACGGAAACTTTCCGTCCGTCATGACCTCCAGCGGTGCAGCCAACTCGGCAAAATCAGTATCTCCCTTGTCAACAATCCGAGCCTTACCTTTCAACTGGTAGCCTTTCTGCACCAGGATATCAATAAAGCTCACAGCGACCATCGGCTGCTGCCGAATATTCTTCACCGTTTGAGGGGAGGCGATATTCGCAATGATGAGCTGATCGTCGCCCCAGAAGGTAAATATTTCCTTGGGGGATACATTGGGTT is a window from the Lewinella sp. LCG006 genome containing:
- a CDS encoding PQQ-dependent sugar dehydrogenase, with the protein product MKKLLLLSLVLMITALAQSQTLELVPYATGFSSPVDVTHAGDERLFVVEQSGRIKIIDGTGTVLGTPFLNISNLTNSGGERGLLGLAFHPDYAENGYFYVNYTDLSGDTRVVRYSRSADDPNIADPNSAMQVIFIDQTQGNHNGGCIKFGPDGYLYIGMGDGGGGGDTSNNSQNTNLLLGKMLRLDVDSETPYAVPDDNPFVGDANLRDEIWAIGLRNPWRFSFDRETGDMWIGDVGQNAFEEIDFQPADSPGGENYGWRCYEGNSPYNLSGCTGDYVFPAYSIPHTTGVCSITGGFVYRGTAYPQLVGKYIFADFCSRDFFMIEPDGDGGWIGQLIGEYPYSITSFGEGADGELYCTHYAGQILQVTFDACSNFSAGIEVTSDACAGEADGSATVEINGGNPPYSISPSLDFANLAPGEYNLTITDNGGCSIQESFIISTLPLPGLTIGVDGNELTAPVDFVSYQWLLNGTEIEGATSNTYLAVESGNYSVLVTAVNGCSNTSDVVNVMVVDLDAPATLEELRLTPNPFTSELTLALRVSEATDFHLGLFALDGKLVFERSISTTKEWSQTLELEHLPAGVYYFKLTTQHGAVMRKVVKQ
- a CDS encoding cyclase family protein, which produces MNKLLLVVLTLSLGACQTTNKESRPIFPDGKWIDLTYAFSEETIFWPTAESFRLDTVFAGITDGGYYYSAFQFCLAEHGGTHLDAPVHFSEGKWSVDQIPLERSIGEAIVVDVSAAALENRDYQISVADMEHWEATYGQVPEDAIVLFRTGYGKFWPDREAYMGTAERGPEAVAKLHFPGIAPDLAQWLVKNRRIKAVGLDTPSLDYGQSTLFESHQILNGENILGFENLENLELLPPVGTYVIALPMKIAGGSGGPLRIVALVSDQPGLYEE
- a CDS encoding pyridoxamine 5'-phosphate oxidase family protein translates to MPLTPKIKTSITKSVLCWLATTDGDGQPNVSPKEIFTFWGDDQLIIANIASPQTVKNIRQQPMVAVSFIDILVQKGYQLKGKARIVDKGDTDFAELAAPLEVMTDGKFPFATLTLIKIEQVKPIIAPRYLLYPETTEEQQIRAAREQYGVG